CAGATTGCTAGTTTATCTGTACCATTGCATACATTTAAATTAGCATGAATGAAAATAGAGTGTTGGTGGCGTTTGTTTAAAACAGAGGTGAGGCTTGACTGACATCTGAGATAGTTGCCAGGCAATTTAAAAACGGTTTTATTGACATGTTTAACGCAGACAAGTGGTTGTGCAACACAACTCCACCTCAAGCACAGGTTTAAACATATCCAGTGTTTCCTGTACAATTTTAGCACCAGGGGGACGATTtgattaaactattttttatttttagtaaggTGCTACTGCTAGATCACAACCAAAGCTTTTTAATCTTGACTTTCTAGTGAACCACATCTATAAACTATAAACTATTAGGCAAAATAATTAGCCTCATACCAGTATTTGTGTTACTTACATTAGATTACTAATACCACttgggctgcacgattatgcccaaaattataattgtatcacgattataatcacaattatttattatctcAAAAAATATCAGTTTTTTTACATGACTTTTTGACAAACATGTGTAAAGTTtgcagtgcaaaatgaagctttaaataacaattatactaaaaaaatatatactaaaaaatgctaaataaacaaataaaccgATAATTTAAAATTTACCggctaacaaaataaatacattattactgAGTGCAGAGCCCGTATTTTGAATGTAAATATTCCCAACGCTCAGATTAATTTAGTTGTAATCACGAGTAAAATTTGATTACATTTTCTGCCCTAGTTTCAACTTAACAAACAAACTTATATTTATGATGAAAGTGGGTGTTTCAAATGAACTAGAATGCTTTGTGTTAGGAAAGCAATGGcttagtttgttttgtttgttgcatttttatttattgtggggttttttttctactaGCTCAATATATgtattacatactgtatttgttgTGAATTGAAGCTTAGATTCTAGTTGTCATTACAAAGTGTAACTTGAAGAATATTCTTTAAGGAGATTTTTTAGTACTTAAAACGTTGTGTTTATCTTTTACCGAACAGGATCTCTATTACTTAGAATATGCCGTTGGTGTTGGATCAAGTCAAATTCACTGAGTTGTGTTTAGTGAACAAAGAGATCcttaacatatttaaacaaaGTCTTTTATCGTAAACACACTGCTTATTCTAACATTAACTCTCCTACAGTCGAGGGAAATGTTCTGTCTTGTCATGTGTTGGGAGAAGATTGAGTCGATCAGCAGGTAGCAGCAGGCAGTGGAAGGCCGAAAGCATTTACACTAATAGGCTCTACCATGCACTGTAATCCTCAGGGTTTAAAGGTAGAGGGAAGACCAGTCCTCAGCGAGTGTACATAATAAATCAAATGCACAAATGTCAGTTTCCTACAGTTTGTATAAAATCTTGTGCTTTGGGGTTTGTTTTTGCTCAGAATGTGCATTGGCCCGTGGCTGTCTCTTAGAGCTACTGACTTAAGCCAAACACCAATTAGGGACACATGATATAAAGTTTTAACGTATCTCTCCTTAGATTTGTAGACCATTGATCACCAGTAATAAAACAGGCTTTGGATTTCAAACCACATTTCTGAGTATGGTTTCTCTCTAACTTGCTCCCTGTTTGTCCAGTCCTCATGTTGGCCCTGGCTCTGTGTGTTTATTCTGCCATGTGGGTGTGGCATTATGACTCACAGCATTGGTGTGTGTTTCCACTCCGTGGTTAGTTTTGGTTGGCAGTATGCAAAGGAGAGGCTTTTCGGGCCAGTTGACATTTTTTCTAATGTAGATTTGAACGTTCAGAATCACGCTGCTGTGCCTTTGTTCTTGTCGGGTTTTTTTCTCAATTGTAAGTGAGTCACTTCCTTCTGTGAGCAAGACAGCATCACGACTCTATGAAGGactgttggttttgttttgctgaACATGATGCTTTGCACATTGACAAACAGGCAGGATATTTCCCCTCCTCCAGTATGGATTTGATGCCAAATGGCCCTTAAGGCTTGTTTGATTATAAAAGAATTTCTATGctgcaaataaattaaacacacattttcttGTAGCAACTGACATGCAATTGTTTATTGATCTTGTTTTATTAGACTTGTATACTGTTATTACTCACCTCCGCTCTGTTTGTTTCCTCCCCCACCCCACTCGTCCCTCCTGTTTCTCAGCTCTAGCTACTCCAAAGCGGCCCTAGAGTTTGAGAAGAAGAACCAAATGGATCCTGTGTACGATTCACCAAGGATGTCACGAAGAAGCCTGCGTTTGAGGAACCGTGCCGGTTTTCATAGAGACGAAAGCCAGGTTGATAACTCCCAAAATTATGGAAGCGGCTACGTCCCCACCAGCAGAGAGACACGGTGAGAACAAAGTTGTAAATGTCACAATGCTTGGCATTTTATAGATTACCCATTAGTTGCATGTGTATTGTTTGAGCCATCAAGTGTCAGCTTGACTAACAAGCTGACTTCTGACAGTTCCTGTTGAGATGACATTCAGTATGGACGGTCTAATGTCCGATAAAAGTATAAAACTTTGGCTTAAATGGAATTGTTGGGTTTATTCTATTTTGTAGGTTCATCGAAGTGTAGTTTAAATGTGGTTCAAgcacattggccctcatttatcaaccgttcatACCTTCAGATCTGAGCGTGAGATGTGCCTTTGACCATACGTAAGCTTCATTATTTATCAACTCAGAAGTGATTGTACGCTGCGATCAGATCGCACGCCAGGTCTGACCTCGTGtacgcaaatctgagtgtgtggatttgagGTTCAGCACAGCAACATCTGACTGAGACTAAacataaagtattaaacaagcctcagctgtcatttaagcataaacacacatttagaaCAGATTTAATGgattattaaaatgaattaaactaattaaaaataatctaaaaaagcCCATGTTATGACTTAcaccacttttttggttttcctttcatGGAAATAACCCCACTATTAAGCTCTGCTACCGTCCGAGCAAGAGCGCATAGGTTCACCCAGTGCACATGCACAGGACGCGCTGCTATGCTCTATCTTGGAGAATATGGTCCTATTTCCTCCGTGCAGCACAGTTGTAGGGAGTAAAtaggacctcattcatgcttttaaatgtaaattgttCCTTAAACTTTACCAAATGCACTGACATAATAAACATTGACAAGGGACATTTcgtcatttttaaggcttttttttagcGTTTtgattaatttcttttaatgtgatatttattgcctgAAGCGTGCAGACTGAGattgatataaacataatatCCGCGTGTGTATCCAGGATCCCTGCTGTGAAATTGTTTTTAGCGCACACGGGGGCAGATGTTAcctgatcctcttccacagagcgtttaaatgtgcttctttaattacagttttcacatgttcaaaaagcacatctttatTTTGTTCCACCTAAGATGTGAGGATGccaattttcatcttggaaaaccttttcttgtttgacctcagtgggcggggcctctgaaACAGGAgtgcgtaacatgttaatgacgatcaaattcagccgctgcatttatcaacacctgatcatttgtacgcGGGGATTGGTCAGATGCGAATGTTTCACGTTGGTCCTGTTGTACCACCAAATGTGCACTCAAGATTTGCACtcgttttcacgcaaggttgataaatgagggccagtgCGAGAGCTCACACTACATCAAAACTGACAGCATTTTAACAGCAACattgtgtcttttgttgtcaGGGTGCACTGGAACACTACTTCCAGCTCTGCTACTCTATCCTCGAATCAACGTGCTACCCCGAGGATGAACCTCTCGTTTTCAGCTGCCAGCACCCCAATTAGGGGCAACTACACAGAGACTGACCAGTCCCACTTGATACAACAAACCGTTACCACAGGGACCGTCAATGAACAACAGGGTCAGTGAAATGCAAAAGTTTTAGAAGTATATATCAATATGTCTTGTGTAACATGCAGATAATTAACCAAATTTTGACAACTCGTATACATTAAAGGCACACAGTGGACTTTTTGTCCTagagagttgacccatatgaggcACTTGAAagtatcaatgctctgagcagggcttccctcttgaaaatCTGTCCATGTAATTTTGGAGAGATGGACcctctttggccaggtcatgtgacctgctTCACACCCCAGCCCCACTGACCCAGCTCTTAGAGCCAATCCTGatcccaaagttacaggtcatCTACTgcctgcatacacaatcaaaagacaagggaggctggcccgactgactgactgttgattttgacagtgctgcggcgcttgtggccactagggaaagttacaggtctagcaccTCTCGTggtcaaaagttacacagtgtgccttacaggagttgttttatttattctttttgaaagtttaaaatgttgTCGCCATTGcaaatgaaaaatacataaataggtTATTTGAAATTGTGAGAAAAGGATGATGTGCATAAAGAAAGTAATGCTCCTAATCACTGCACTCTTCAGACCACTATGCCTTCCACAACCCCTCAAGTGTCAACGGGAACACCAGCGTGTCACAATCTCCCTTGTCAATGAACGGCTACATGTGCAGAAACTGCTTGCTAAACTCTCAAGAAACGGACTCCTGCTACACGCAATCTTCATCACAGGCAAGATCATCGCAAGCAGCAGAAACGGGCGCCGATTTCctttcttcatcatcctcacccTTCACAAGCATATACACCAGAGACAGGCGTCTGAAGAAagctggtaaaaaaaacaaaacaccttGGATTAAATCACACTGattattttgttacatttaactcactcagtgccattgacgagataatttgtcatttcaaatccaaacgctcagtgccattgacgagataactcatcATTTGCGGTTATTCACgaggattactagaaaacactctggcggaggtccctcatcagtatctaagctgtggggtgttgtagtgaccaactgtgccctgaagatggcagcagtacacctttagatgagagattagccactgatgctaccattacctaaggaggaagaagcaggaacgaatGAGTTTATGGCGCTatggagtgatattgtgaagtatccagcagctcacagcaccacatactaacacagaacatgtatggacatgagtagattattgataatgttgcgatggtgagataaaaccattaaCTAAcagggctaaacgggtcattgcTGCGTGTTGGGAGGAGGGAGGTGGGAGGGGGgctacaaaatacccccagcctgtgagccagataacaaaataataggtgacacgtaggagATAGtggcgcacctttggatgagagatcatctgTGCTCAGCAGAACTAAGGGGGAGAgtaggaaaggcgtttacgagacagaaaatggcgctatgtacaagagttgacgttcccagcagcgcacactggaccaaagcatgtgtggaactcatggatagtgtggcaatGGTGAGATAAGACGataaaaaaaacggggaacgcagtgactcTCTgaatgtccgggaggaagaggaagttgcatATGTGCagactgacaggagagaaacttggaggaatgccaaaatacagtaagaaatctattcaaatctgacccagatagcaaaatgataataattttgccatcaaaagcccggtctcagtgtttttttttttttatatataaggaaacaatgttcagatgttagagttgtcactaaagcaaaaataatagctttaaagtcactgacagggttttttttaggctgttttctcagctttttgctctgaaactgaagatttgtgtataacttgctctattcaactgctgattacaaaagaacgaaacaagccaggAACAAATTCTTTtctttgatgaaagtagaggcttcaatctttcagatggtgtcagatttcaggtAGTCATAGCAGAAAtaattctgtgggtctttaaaatcagtcaaaatgctcaaaaacgtctggcactgaggggggtagaaaatctgaaaatggctggcactgaatgagttaacgtATGCAGAGTGAAATGTTTTATAAGACTATAAAAATGACTATATTTTGGTTATGATGTTAAAGCTTGTGATGGTTGTGTTGCTCCAGGTTTCTTGGGAACAGTTTCAAATGGGTGTGCGCGCTGTTGCAAGCAAGCTATGGCTTCTGTCGTGTCGTTATTCATCACAATTTGCAGCTATGCGTTCTGGGTTGGTTCAAAGGTCAGGAGCCAATCAGAAAAAGGTATTCATAAAGGTAAACATTTCTCCTCATTTTTAAAcgtctgttttcattcagtcgtCTTGAGGACTTCTAGAGATGTTGATTTAAAACCTATTTGGGCGGCAGTTGCTCAGTCCGTAGGGACATAGGTTGGGAACCGGAGGGTCGCCGATTTAAGTCCCGGTGCGGACCAAAATgcggaagttgttctggtagccgGGGTAGGTGCCAGGACACTTCTCGAGCActgccgaggtgcccttgagcaaggcgttgaaccccaacactgctcttgTGCGCTCCCTTCATAGTAAAAGTAGTCCCgctctgacatctctccattaatgcatgtccacaggtcctgtttgtgcatgtgtgtaattcgggcctatgtgtgtgagaagcatgtccctagAATAAGAGTGTAAAAACCcaaatttccccctgggattattaaagtaGCCCAAATTTTATCTAAATCTACAGTTTTTGACATTTGTATATGTTGCTGGAACTGTTCACATGATGAGTGTTTAAATTTGGTGTGAATTGTTTTTCCCTTAATACATTCACCTCTTTATAATCCTGTCACCATATTTAACTGTGAAGGTTTTCTCGAATTTTATTGTCAAAACAGGcgtgtgttttttaaaactcaGTGTGTGGCCTGGTGTGTTGTCAGGTATTTTTACATCGTTTATGGACACGGTAAGACGAGCCGGGTCTTCCAGTGTGTCTCACCTGTGGATGTTAAAGCAGAGCACTCTCCACAGGATGCTGGGCCACAGGGCTAATGACTATGAAGGACAAGGTACTTGCTGTCACAGCAAAGGTCAGAGGTCGTCGCCCATGGCCTTTCATGCGTCCCGTCTTTATAAATAACACTTTCAGCCTCACTTTCTCCTCTGTCTGAGCTCCAGCACCTGTCTTGTGTATAGGGTCAGAGATGCATGTTATTGGGATTAATACGGTACTTTTATTTAGTGTCTGTTTCTCTTCCAGCTCATCCAGCTGTTTCTTCCTCTTTCATCTTAACtttctagagcaggggtgtcaaactcaatttaattcaggggccaaatacagaccaatTTAAtcccaagtgggccacagatttcatcATTCACGTggcttagtttgcacttccacgtataccGTATTAGTATTTAAAAGTATgcaaggcaccgacaatatccaatcaataagtgacagatatcagtccatgCAGGatcttaaatttccttgatttttgtgaccaatttgtatttatttggggaataatttgaggaaaattgtaggatttttgaaatattgattGTTCTTGTAACAATTTGAAGTTCAAAATAATTGCCATCATATGATACTCTGTAATCATGGGGAAAATGTGCAGTTTCATTGAACTTGTGTATATAGAGCTACTGAGATAGCTATAATTGAATTAGTTACACAAGGATTCatgttttcattgtcatttttttaactttctcctgtgaGCCGAGttgggagctttaaagggctggatttggcctccgggccttgagtttgacacatatgttCTAGAGGATCTACTTCCACAAACGTGTTGAGTAGTTCATAGGCATTTAGAACACTTTAAACTATGATTCTTTTCACAGAAGCCTGAATATCATTTAACCCTTCCTTTCTATTTCTAACCGTATGCGTTTCGACCTGTTTTCATGCCTTTCTTTACTCATCTCTCATCGAGGCACAGATCTTCTCAGCTTGCATCTTGTATTCATCAGAACTTTTTTTGCCGTCGCTACTTTCTTAAACCATGTGTTCTTCTTATACAAAcacagttgttttgtgtatgttgcaGCACACTCCAGCTTCTGCGGAAGCATGAATGTGAAGGAGCTGATGAAGCAAGATGAATCTCATCTCAATCTCAATGGCTCTTTGTGTAAGAACACGTTACTCAAAGACAAATATCCAGCTGGCCGATTTATActcactcgtgtgtgtgtgtgtagatgtgattGACAGAAGGGATTATATGTCAAGCAGAGGCTGCATGAGTGGCTTTTTCTGGTCCGCAGCCTGTTGACCTCTAGGACCCGCAGATGTGACGTTTTCTCCTTTTAACGCTAAGAGAAAAGCTGCACATGCTATAACCTAATCACTGTTTTTCTACTGAAAGTTGAAGAAGGAAAGTTAAAGTTATGGATGTCAACGCAAAAAGCTGCTTGATGTTGAAGGACACACCGTGCTTTTTGcctgcttattttgttttaactcgcaatttatttcataattaatttgtaaaatttAATAGATTCTTTGTTCAGAATCGAATTTTTACACGTTCGTTAACATATTaggggtttttttgtgtctgaTCTTGCTTGCCGACATAAACAGGTGATGACTGTAAAGGGAAGCAGTTCTCTCAGACACACTCCATCCACGCGCAGTCGTCCAGGTTTCACCGCCTGGGACACACCTTATGGAGCTCCCTACCTAGTACAGGTTAATCAATACTTTGTcctaataatgatgataatctgtaggggtgtcccgatccgatattgatatcagatatcggtccgatatcagccagaaaacgaatattggattttatcggactgcatctaaaatctccgatatataatattattatatttattcaattgtagaatactgtagatattatgttgaaggttaaaatgtatgtaaccaattggttaataataaatgggtcagtttttctcatacctactattgctgactattgttctctgagtaacatcacttgattaagccttttctaacattccacactacaaaataagtcataaaagtatgtatgattcgtgctgatttCATATTGGATCGATATTGGTATTGGCCATTACTCAAGGCTACACAattggtattgtatcggaagtgaaaaagttgtatcgggacatctctaatAATTTGTGTAAACAGTACACATTACAAATGGGTAAATATTTCAAGCTTGTTCTcgttgcaatttttttcttgcCGCTTACTGTATATTGACTTTTGGATGCCCCTGCTGTGTTTGTGTCTTCCATGTGATTGTCTCTGCCAACCAACTTCTTATGTGACTCATTTGTGCCTAGGGCTGGGATCAGGCGTGGGATATGTTGGACACAGTTTACTGGCAGTGCTCTGGACACTTTTTGCTTTTCCAGGTAACAGTTTGGTCTTTTCTACCCAGAAATGTTCATCTTCAGTTTACACTTTGCCTCTTCAAAGTAATCTtgatatatttcaaatttctctctacttaaataaataatttaaacttCAACAGTGGCTGCTGTCAGGAAAGTTTTCTGGCTACTCGCAACAGGATGGTATGGGCTGGTATATCTCATGTCTGCCCTCAACGTCTTCTTTTTGACACGGTGAGAATCTCTACACATTAACACACgtatattttattatgaatgcactgaaatgaaaacCGCAAATGGTAAAACCAAGGTAGAAAACTGAAAATTGCAAGTTATTAGTCCAattgcatttctggctctgaatgtgtactaacctcactaaaattaaaacatttcaattgtATAAATGactattaatgcttcaaagaatattCTAACAATGTACAATTTAATATAAAAGTTTGACTTGACTTCACTCAtatgttaaataataatgttcagGCCTATAATTGACTAAGCTGCTGAAAGAGtctaattaaatatgttctctcattaaaacacaaattgcATTTAGGTTCTTGGTGAAGATCAGCTTCTGAGAACCGAAAATGTACTTTTGGGCCATTCTCAGCCGAGAATGTGGCTGGAATTTTGGTGCCTCactatattttatcatttaaagttCAACCAGAATTTATCCTCCCTTTAGAATTAGTTTGAACCTTTTCCTATTGAAGCTGTAACATGTCTATGAGAGTGTGGATTGAAGTAAGACTTAGCTTACATGTAGGTTTTTTCACTTTAGGTTAATTTGTACATTAGGTCAAAACTTTAGCTTTTAGGATTCTTAGAATGACACAATTTTTTGATTTCCACATCTTTCccgtttttgttttaaagacgTTTCAATAATTTAATGGATCTTTCTGACCTTCCTTCTCTGATTTGAGTAATAACCTTCTCTATGACTCTGTGTTTCAGAATCCTTCCCAAACTGTGGATCCTCCTGTGGCTTCTCTTACCCCTGCTGCTCTTTTTGGGTGAGTTTGAGAACCTGCAGCATCTCACTGCTTCACATCAGATTATAATGCAGTGAACGCAGAGGAAAGCTGGTGGTGTAGAAGTCGGTGATATAATCAGCAAACACCCCCTGTGTGGGCAGATGGTTATGCTTGAGATTTGTCATGATCATTTCTCTGGTGCAGTTTAGTTTTTTAGCTGTATACAATAAAGAAGCAATAAGGCAATTTAAATTCTTAAATTATGTGTTAAAAAgcttaaaatctgttttataaaTAGATATGCTGCTAGTTATGATGTGTGTCTCCTGTTTAAGACTGAGTTTAATGAATGACTATTATCTGAGTGAACATTATGATTGCTAAGTTTGTGTATCTTCTCCTTGTAGCTTTATGGCTGTGGGGTCCATCCCTTGCCTTCCTTTCTTCATTTCCAAGTACCACCTCTGTTCCTCTTCCTGTCCCAGGGTCAgataatacaataaacaggaatcCAGCCACCCCAGCCTCACAAGTGCCGGTAAAAGCAATGACCTATTTCCAGagaaaagtgacattttgcTAAAATAAGATTTGTGATTTGTGCTGTAAAACTGAAGTGGCAAAGTTTCTCCTTCTTTTCCAACAGCCAATTCGTCTCCCTGAGACGGTTTCTGCTTTGGACTTGGAGCGTCTTAAGCACATGGAGCATCAGCTTGCCCAGTTATTTGAGCGAATCCATCACAGGGACCAGAGAGAAGAGCAGCTCCACACACCGACGGACAAGCAGAGCCTGGGTCTGTGGGTGTCCTCCCTGCTGGAGCAGAAGATTAAGCTGCTGCGTGGAGAGCTGGACCAGGAGAACACTCTCAGAGTTCAGGTAAGAACAAGAAGATCCACACTCACTGCTCAAATATTGGTTTGAATTAGCGAGTATTTGTTTGGGTGATTTCTTTGTTTGATTCCTCACAGAGTGTAGAGGAACGACTCCAACAGGGTCAGGCTGCTCGACTGGCAGATGTAGAGCTGCTTATCAAAGCGCTTTCTGACAAAACAGAGGTATGTACAGCAGATTTACAACTATACCACTGAAGACCGGAGCCTGCTGACTTTAGTATAGCCTTACATCTAAATTTAGATGTAAAAATGGTTTCTTATTATGcagtaatttgtgtgtttttagggccCGAGCACTGAAGGCCCTATTgttcctttttattattattattattattattattattattctgacaCTTTACTTGGGTTTTTGAGGCCCTTCCCGGCGGTGCAGATTCATGAAATTTGGCAGGAATGTATAGTTTGGTGAAAAATCTAAAGTGTAGTTTATTGATGCAATGTCAGGACTCATTAGCGCCACCTAGCGTTTATAACTTTCCACTGGTTTGAACTAGATGGCATTTAGTAGGTATATGCATTGGACCATGACtagcaaaaatgtaaaagaGAACTAAAATCTAAATTCAACAGGAAGTCTGCAATTTTGAATTTAGCAGGCCAAATTTGGcacttttattcagtttttggcCAAAACACACGAATTTCTCATAGTGTTCAAAAGTTTTTGAACCATGGCACACCTAATGAATTCAAGAACGTTTCACTGCAAATGGATAAACAAGATTTTATACTTACTTACACAATATTTGTGCTGAAAGCCAACCatactaaattaaaatacagcAATATTGTATACAACCCACCGTACGATATATGTGA
The Gouania willdenowi chromosome 8, fGouWil2.1, whole genome shotgun sequence genome window above contains:
- the sun1b gene encoding SUN domain-containing protein 1 isoform X14 → MSAFDQSILSLPSSLLQYKERRMTMDFSQLHSYTPPECDPDNTGYTYALSSSYSKAALEFEKKNQMDPVYDSPRMSRRSLRLRNRAGFHRDESQVDNSQNYGSGYVPTSRETRVHWNTTSSSATLSSNQRATPRMNLSFSAASTPIRGNYTETDQSHLIQQTVTTGTVNEQQDHYAFHNPSSVNGNTSVSQSPLSMNGYMCRNCLLNSQETDSCYTQSSSQARSSQAAETGADFLSSSSSPFTSIYTRDRRLKKAGFLGTVSNGCARCCKQAMASVVSLFITICSYAFWVGSKVRSQSEKAHSSFCGSMNVKELMKQDESHLNLNGSLWLGSGVGYVGHSLLAVLWTLFAFPVAAVRKVFWLLATGWYGLVYLMSALNVFFLTRILPKLWILLWLLLPLLLFLALWLWGPSLAFLSSFPSTTSVPLPVPGSDNTINRNPATPASQVPPIRLPETVSALDLERLKHMEHQLAQLFERIHHRDQREEQLHTPTDKQSLGLWVSSLLEQKIKLLRGELDQENTLRVQSVEERLQQGQAARLADVELLIKALSDKTEEVQQKQQQFEHKAQKQEEEVVTSSADTLSVSEGVKQKEHDALLVEVQRLELELGKIRHDLQGVMGCKGKCEQLDTLQETITSQVTAQMRKQLQALFFDNTGSGEEQREVPESLILWLSQRYVTTPDLQASLAALEQSILRKISLQLEQSRAQTSDKTEFEAEYIVQKVTGTVQHTTTAEGLSEEHVKLIVQNALKLYSQDQIGLVDYALESAGGSILSTRCSETYETKTALMSLFGLPLWYFSQSPRVAIQPDVYPGNCWAFKGSQGYLVIRLSMNIVPSSFSVEHIPKSLSLTGKIASAPRDFTVYGLDDESQEEGKLLGQYTYQEDGESLQTFNVEEQSKAFQIIEVRVLSNWGHPDYTCLYRFRVHGKPSSQ
- the sun1b gene encoding SUN domain-containing protein 1 isoform X13 encodes the protein MSAFDQSILSLPSSLLQYKERRMTMDFSQLHSYTPPECDPDNTGYTYALSSSYSKAALEFEKKNQMDPVYDSPRMSRRSLRLRNRAGFHRDESQVDNSQNYGSGYVPTSRETRVHWNTTSSSATLSSNQRATPRMNLSFSAASTPIRGNYTETDQSHLIQQTVTTGTVNEQQDHYAFHNPSSVNGNTSVSQSPLSMNGYMCRNCLLNSQETDSCYTQSSSQARSSQAAETGADFLSSSSSPFTSIYTRDRRLKKAGFLGTVSNGCARCCKQAMASVVSLFITICSYAFWVGSKVRSQSEKGIHKAHSSFCGSMNVKELMKQDESHLNLNGSLWLGSGVGYVGHSLLAVLWTLFAFPVAAVRKVFWLLATGWYGLVYLMSALNVFFLTRILPKLWILLWLLLPLLLFLALWLWGPSLAFLSSFPSTTSVPLPVPGSDNTINRNPATPASQVPPIRLPETVSALDLERLKHMEHQLAQLFERIHHRDQREEQLHTPTDKQSLGLWVSSLLEQKIKLLRGELDQENTLRVQSVEERLQQGQAARLADVELLIKALSDKTEEVQQKQQQFEHKAQKQEEEVVTSSADTLSVSEGVKQKEHDALLVEVQRLELELGKIRHDLQGVMGCKGKCEQLDTLQETITSQVTAQMRKQLQALFFDNTGSGEEQREVPESLILWLSQRYVTTPDLQASLAALEQSILRKISLQLEQSRAQTSDKTEFEAEYIVQKVTGTVQHTTTAEGLSEEHVKLIVQNALKLYSQDQIGLVDYALESAGGSILSTRCSETYETKTALMSLFGLPLWYFSQSPRVAIQPDVYPGNCWAFKGSQGYLVIRLSMNIVPSSFSVEHIPKSLSLTGKIASAPRDFTVYGLDDESQEEGKLLGQYTYQEDGESLQTFNVEEQSKAFQIIEVRVLSNWGHPDYTCLYRFRVHGKPSSQ
- the sun1b gene encoding SUN domain-containing protein 1 isoform X7, which gives rise to MSAFDQSILSLPSSLLQYKERRMTMDFSQLHSYTPPECDPDNTGYTYALSSSYSKAALEFEKKNQMDPVYDSPRMSRRSLRLRNRAGFHRDESQVDNSQNYGSGYVPTSRETRVHWNTTSSSATLSSNQRATPRMNLSFSAASTPIRGNYTETDQSHLIQQTVTTGTVNEQQDHYAFHNPSSVNGNTSVSQSPLSMNGYMCRNCLLNSQETDSCYTQSSSQARSSQAAETGADFLSSSSSPFTSIYTRDRRLKKAGFLGTVSNGCARCCKQAMASVVSLFITICSYAFWVGSKVRSQSEKGIHKGIFTSFMDTVRRAGSSSVSHLWMLKQSTLHRMLGHRANDYEGQGTCCHSKAHSSFCGSMNVKELMKQDESHLNLNGSLWLGSGVGYVGHSLLAVLWTLFAFPVAAVRKVFWLLATGWYGLVYLMSALNVFFLTRILPKLWILLWLLLPLLLFLALWLWGPSLAFLSSFPSTTSVPLPVPGSDNTINRNPATPASQVPPIRLPETVSALDLERLKHMEHQLAQLFERIHHRDQREEQLHTPTDKQSLGLWVSSLLEQKIKLLRGELDQENTLRVQSVEERLQQGQAARLADVELLIKALSDKTEEVQQKQQQFEHKAQKQEEEVVTSSADTLSVSEGVKQKEHDALLVEVQRLELELGKIRHDLQGVMGCKGKCEQLDTLQETITSQVTAQMRKQLQALFFDNTGSGEEQREVPESLILWLSQRYVTTPDLQASLAALEQSILRKISLQLEQSRAQTSDKTEFEAEYIVQKVTGTVQHTTTAEGLSEEHVKLIVQNALKLYSQDQIGLVDYALESAGGSILSTRCSETYETKTALMSLFGLPLWYFSQSPRVAIQPDVYPGNCWAFKGSQGYLVIRLSMNIVPSSFSVEHIPKSLSLTGKIASAPRDFTVYGLDDESQEEGKLLGQYTYQEDGESLQTFNVEEQSKAFQIIEVRVLSNWGHPDYTCLYRFRVHGKPSSQ